From Actinoplanes oblitus, a single genomic window includes:
- a CDS encoding acyltransferase, producing the protein MTDVTVAPTADLDPRAEVGAGTRIWHLAQIREDARLGRDCNIGRGAYVGPGVVIGDNVKLQNHALVYEPARLADGVFIGPAAVLTNDEYPRAVTPDGRLKTGDDWTAVGVTIGEGAAIGARAVCVAPVTVGRWALVAAGAVVTKDVPDFALVVGVPARRIGWVGRAGRPLTRNADGVWICPETGAEHHETDGLLTEA; encoded by the coding sequence ATGACCGACGTCACCGTCGCGCCCACCGCGGACCTCGACCCCCGCGCCGAGGTCGGCGCCGGCACCCGGATCTGGCACCTGGCCCAGATCCGCGAGGACGCCAGACTGGGCCGCGACTGCAATATCGGCCGTGGCGCCTACGTCGGCCCCGGCGTGGTCATCGGCGACAACGTCAAGCTGCAGAACCACGCCCTCGTCTACGAGCCGGCCCGCCTCGCCGACGGCGTCTTCATCGGCCCGGCCGCGGTGCTCACCAACGACGAGTACCCGCGCGCCGTCACCCCGGACGGCCGCCTCAAGACCGGCGACGACTGGACCGCCGTCGGCGTCACCATCGGCGAGGGCGCGGCGATCGGCGCCCGCGCGGTCTGCGTCGCCCCGGTCACCGTCGGCCGCTGGGCCCTGGTCGCCGCCGGTGCCGTCGTCACCAAGGACGTGCCGGACTTCGCCCTGGTCGTCGGCGTACCGGCCCGCCGCATCGGCTGGGTCGGCCGGGCCGGCCGCCCGCTCACCCGAAACGCCGACGGCGTCTGGATCTGCCCGGAGACCGGCGCCGAACACCACGAGACCGACGGCCTCCTGACCGAGGCCTGA
- a CDS encoding 2-phosphosulfolactate phosphatase, with protein MDVRFAGIGEIAEVPAVAVVVDVMRAFTVTAWAFARGAEKVVLAASLEEALTLKARRPDWVTLKDGAPAPGFDMVNSPGLMASADLSGRTVVQKTTNGTVGVHAVTGASLVLCASFVVAEATARVLRGRQGDAVTFVVTGAGGRAEEDLACAQYIAGRAAGMGTDTAGFLERAAGSRAAADLADGVRRGFPGLHADDVALCLETDRFPFAMVVTAEGPLMVLRPLPIGAPG; from the coding sequence ATGGACGTTCGTTTCGCCGGGATCGGCGAGATCGCTGAGGTGCCGGCGGTCGCTGTGGTGGTCGATGTGATGCGGGCCTTCACGGTTACCGCGTGGGCCTTCGCTCGAGGGGCGGAGAAGGTGGTGCTCGCGGCTTCGCTGGAGGAAGCGCTGACGCTCAAGGCCCGGCGTCCGGACTGGGTGACGCTCAAGGACGGCGCGCCGGCTCCCGGCTTCGACATGGTGAACTCACCGGGGCTGATGGCCTCGGCGGATCTTTCCGGGCGGACCGTCGTGCAGAAGACGACGAACGGGACGGTCGGGGTGCACGCCGTCACGGGGGCGTCGCTGGTGCTGTGCGCGAGTTTCGTGGTGGCGGAGGCCACGGCGCGGGTGTTGCGGGGGCGCCAGGGCGACGCGGTCACCTTCGTGGTGACCGGTGCGGGTGGGCGGGCCGAGGAGGATCTGGCCTGCGCTCAGTACATCGCCGGGCGGGCCGCCGGAATGGGTACGGATACGGCCGGGTTCCTGGAGCGGGCCGCCGGGTCACGGGCTGCCGCCGATCTCGCGGACGGGGTGCGGCGCGGGTTTCCCGGACTGCACGCCGACGATGTGGCGCTGTGCCTGGAGACGGACCGCTTCCCGTTCGCGATGGTGGTAACAGCGGAAGGCCCGCTCATGGTGCTGCGTCCGCTGCCGATCGGCGCGCCGGGGTGA